The Acanthopagrus latus isolate v.2019 chromosome 6, fAcaLat1.1, whole genome shotgun sequence genome includes a region encoding these proteins:
- the LOC119021506 gene encoding protein phosphatase 1 regulatory subunit 12B-like isoform X2: protein MSSLLSQDQLRIRKALSDSSPASSTAATRSLRHERLSRLGSSGSSDISNDVSTNHAESYFKRRENRLSARKKAEEEMANNDYKKMYEKALATNQRLKSRLETSKQELAMIQDQLQRAQKGKPGDCGSNMLETEKKVKAELKMENQRLKDENGALIRVITKLSK from the exons ATGTCATCTCTGCTTTCTCAAGATCAGCTGCGCATTAGAAAGGCGCTCTCCGACTCCTCTCCGGCTTCATCCACCGCCGCCACCAGGAGCCTGAGG CATGAGAGACTGTCGAG ATTGGGCTCGTCTGGGTCCTCCGACATCTCCAACGACGTTTCAACAAACCACGCCGAGTCTTACTTCAAACGGAGGGAGAACAGACTGTCTGCaaggaaaaaggcagaggaagagatggcAAACAATGACTATAAAAAG ATGTATGAGAAGGCGCTGGCCACCAATCAAAGGCTCAAGTCCAGGCTGGAAACAAGTAAACAGGAACTCGCCATGATTCAGGACCAACTGCAGAGAGCACAG AAGGGGAAGCCAGGAGACTGTGGCTCCAACATGcttgagacagaaaaaaag GTTAAAGCAGAGCTTAAGATGGAGAACCAGAGACTGAAGGACGAGAACGGAGCTTTGATCCGGGTCATCACCAAACTGTCCAAGTGA
- the LOC119021506 gene encoding protein phosphatase 1 regulatory subunit 12B-like isoform X1: MSSLLSQDQLRIRKALSDSSPASSTAATRSLRHERLSRLGSSGSSDISNDVSTNHAESYFKRRENRLSARKKAEEEMANNDYKKMYEKALATNQRLKSRLETSKQELAMIQDQLQRAQKGKPGDCGSNMLETEKKESWSLKKRISDMEEQLKVKAELKMENQRLKDENGALIRVITKLSK; the protein is encoded by the exons ATGTCATCTCTGCTTTCTCAAGATCAGCTGCGCATTAGAAAGGCGCTCTCCGACTCCTCTCCGGCTTCATCCACCGCCGCCACCAGGAGCCTGAGG CATGAGAGACTGTCGAG ATTGGGCTCGTCTGGGTCCTCCGACATCTCCAACGACGTTTCAACAAACCACGCCGAGTCTTACTTCAAACGGAGGGAGAACAGACTGTCTGCaaggaaaaaggcagaggaagagatggcAAACAATGACTATAAAAAG ATGTATGAGAAGGCGCTGGCCACCAATCAAAGGCTCAAGTCCAGGCTGGAAACAAGTAAACAGGAACTCGCCATGATTCAGGACCAACTGCAGAGAGCACAG AAGGGGAAGCCAGGAGACTGTGGCTCCAACATGcttgagacagaaaaaaag GAAAGTTGGAGTCTAAAAAAGAGGATATCAGATATGGAAGAACAGTTGAAG GTTAAAGCAGAGCTTAAGATGGAGAACCAGAGACTGAAGGACGAGAACGGAGCTTTGATCCGGGTCATCACCAAACTGTCCAAGTGA